One stretch of Anaerolineae bacterium DNA includes these proteins:
- a CDS encoding trimethylamine methyltransferase family protein — PGGHYLAEEHTLRHFRQELWRPQFLNRDDPDTWISKGRKTYADRVIQETKRLLETHRPEPLPADAAAALDAIAAEARQALAGIHFIA; from the coding sequence GGCCGGGCGGACATTACCTGGCGGAGGAGCACACCCTACGGCATTTCCGCCAGGAGCTGTGGCGGCCGCAGTTCCTGAACCGCGATGACCCCGACACCTGGATCAGCAAGGGGCGCAAGACCTATGCCGATCGGGTTATCCAGGAGACGAAGCGGCTGTTGGAGACGCACCGGCCGGAGCCTCTGCCGGCCGACGCCGCCGCGGCCCTCGATGCCATTGCCGCGGAAGCGCGCCAGGCCCTGGCCGGCATCCACTTCATCGCCTGA